A part of Liolophura sinensis isolate JHLJ2023 chromosome 1, CUHK_Ljap_v2, whole genome shotgun sequence genomic DNA contains:
- the LOC135466038 gene encoding uncharacterized protein LOC135466038 gives MTGTVFIISDPPDVTVTYDSSSHTLTCTAEGIPNAYTFSLGEHRVGETLVRKLGTQTRGTSVTYTLPDTLTYADTGDYVCTVTNGIKSGQKGQFYVAPPTPAVFQNHSQTLVIGLGKTETISVPFYARPSSGSVQVKWEKTEESDALESHLEEAGPVRLVVYGQEVSLPGIVTTLTLTNVSPTNEGEYSVTVTCNINGVAKTSKTSFYVSVTEISGIYTLPNNWYPLSKNYHTLTHRAHPITHWVHPIAH, from the exons ATGACT GGAACTGTCTTCATCATTTCAGACCCTCCTGATGTAACAGTGACTTACGACAGCAGCTCCCACACCTTAACCTGTACAGCTGAGGGTATTCCTAACGCCTACACCTTCAGCCTGGGGGAGCACCGTGTTGGGGAGACCCTCGTACGCAAGCTGGGGACTCAGACAAGAGGCACCTCTGTCACCTACACTTTGCCTGACACCCTGACGTACGCTGACACGGGGGACTATGTGTGTACAGTGACTAACGGGATAAAGTCTGGACAAAAAGGGCAGTTCTATGTGGCTCCTCCAA CTCCAGCTGTATTCCAGAATCACTCACAGACATTGGTGATTGGTTTGGGGAAAACAGAGACAATCTCCGTGCCATTTTATGCACGACCGTCCTCCGGCAGCGTCCAGGTGAAGTGGGAGAAAACAGAAGAGAGTGACGCTCTAGAGTCTCACCTGGAAGAGGCGGGTCCGGTCAGGCTGGTGGTGTACGGTCAGGAGGTCAGTCTACCGGGAATAGTCACCACACTGACTCTAACCAATGTTAGTCCGACAAATGAGGGTGAATATAGCGTGACCGTCACCTGTAACATCAATGGCGTGGCAAAGACGTCAAAAACCAGCTTTTACGTCAGTGTGACAGAAATATCAGGTATTTATACTTTACCAAATAATTGGTATCCTTTATCAAAAAATTACCATACCCTTACACATCGCGCCCACCCCATTACACACTGGGTCCACCCCATTGCACACTAG
- the LOC135466046 gene encoding hemicentin-2-like: MAGRCERLRLCAVTHGFTVIFLCTLVVCSAEGVVEGFEGGAAVLPCTVSIQGNLRWSALNQPILIRTGGQVLIEQNTQWKDVISLVGSSNNLSISKISRQRDDGKNFTCSDAQGTGQQATTVRVLVRISGVGIEQASEGQVTLTEGTPKTLTCTVTGNPNPNPFYSWMVDDGGVTGQGSSYSLTADRSMRSVRCTATNKYSDGSVLSTKEATATLNALYLDTPSATTPVNVTEDETAILVCSAQGNPQSTFAWKMSKSAEVKRTSAVYRIENVQRSASGEYTCNVTNSVGSGQTTVQLVVQCE; the protein is encoded by the exons ATGGCGGGCCGGTGTGAGAGGTTACGTCTGTGCGCGG TAACACATGGTTTTACAGTGATTTTCCTGTGTACCCTTGTGGTGTGCTCGGCTGAGGGAGTTGTGGAGGGGTTTGAGGGAGGAGCGGCGGTCCTGCCCTGTACTGTCAGTATACAGGGGAATCTGCGGTGGAGCGCTCTGAATCAACCCATCCTGATCAGAACCGGTGGTCAAGTCCTCATAGAACAGAACACCCAATGGAAGGATGTGATCAGCCTTGTGGGGAGCAGCAACAACCTGAGCATCAGCAAAATCAGTCGTCAGAGAGATGACGGCAAGAACTTCACGTGTTCTGATGCACAAGGAACAGGTCAGCAGgcgacaactgtcagggtgttag TGAGGATCAGTGGAGTCGGGATAGAGCAGGCCAGTGAGGGGCAGGTAACTCTAACAGAGGGGACACCTAAAACATTAACCTGCACAGTGACCGGGAACCCTAACCCTAATCCATTCTACAGCTGGATGGTGGATGATGGCGGCGTGACCGGGCAGGGATCAAGCTACAGTCTGACCGCAGACAGATCTATGAGGAGCGTCAGATGTACAGCCACAAACAAGTACAGTGACGGGAGTGTACTGAGTACAAAGGAGGCCACAGCTACACTCAATGCCCTCT ACCTGGACACCCCTAGTGCTACCACTCCTGTCAATGTAACAGAGGATGAAACAGCCATCTTAGTGTGCTCTGCCCAGGGGAATCCCCAATCTACATTTGCGTGGAAGATGTCAAAGAGTGCAGAGGTCAAGAGAACATCAGCTGTTTACAGGATAGAGAATGTACAGAGGTCAGCTTCTGGGGAGTATACGTGTAATGTCACGAACAGTGTTGGGAGTGGACAGACGACCGTGCAGCTTGTTGTACAGTGTGAGTAG